DNA from Streptomyces sp. Edi4:
GGGCGGGCTGAACACCGCGCTCGTGCTCGCGCGAGCCCGTCGCACCGTCGCCGTCGTCGACGCGGGGGAGCCGCGCAACGCTCCCTCGGCCCATATGCACAGCTTCCTCTCCCGTGACGGCGTCCCCCCGTCCACCGTCCTCGAGATCGGCCGCACGGAGATCGCGCGCTACGGCGCGGTCCGGATCGAGGGCCGGGTGGACCAGGTGGAGGCCGGCGACGGCGGGGGGTACGTGGTCCGTCTCGACGGCGGCGCGAGCCTGAACGCCCGCCACGTCGTGCTCGCCACCGGCCTGCGCGACCAGCTGCCCGAGATCCCGGGTGTACGCGCGATGTGGGGCGAGGACGTGCACTTCTGCCCGTACTGCCACGGCTACGAGGTCCGCGACCGCCCGATCGTCGTGCTCGGAGTGCACCCCGCCTCCCCCGGCCAGGCGCTGCTGCTTCGCCAGTGGTCGCCGCACATCGTGTACGTACCGCACAGCCGGCCGCTCACCGAAGAGGAGCGCGAGCGCATGGACGCGCGCGGGGTCGAGGTCGTCGAGGGCCCGGTCTCCACGCTCCTGAGCAAGGAAGGCAGGCTGTACGCCGTCGAGCTCGCCGACGGGCGGACGCTGGAGTGCGGCGGGGTGTTCCTCTTCCCGAACATGACGCCCAACGACGGGGCCTTCGACGGCCTCGGGTGCGAGCGCAACGAGCAGGGCTGGCTGGTGACCGACCCGGCGGGCCGCACCACCCGCCCCGGCCTGTGGGCCGTGGGCAATGTGGTGGACTCGCGCGCCCAGGCCGTCACGGCGGCCGGCATGGGCGCCCAGGCCGCCTTCTTCCTCAACCACGACCTCGTGGACGAGGAGATCGAGCGCGACCTCGCCGCGCACCGCGCCGCCACCGGCCGCGCGTCCGACACGCCCGTGCCCACGTCCTGACCCCGCGGACGGCCTCCCCGGACACGGCCCGCGCCCGCCCCCGGCTCACCCGCCGGGGGCGGGCGCGGGCCGTGCCGGGTGCGCACGTACGTGCATGCGCTCGCCCTGGCGGCCGAAGAGGCTCAGGACCTCGACCGGGCTCTCCCCGGCGCTGCCGAACCAGTGCGGCAGCCGGGTCTCGAACTCGGCCACCTCGCCGGCCTCCAGGATCAGATCGTGGTCGGCCAGGACCAGCCGCAGCCGCCCCGAGAGCACGTACAGCCACTCATACCCTTCGTGCGTGCACAGTTCAGGGGTGTCGCGGCTGGCCGGCAGGACCATCTTGTAACTCTGCAAGGGACCCGGCTGGCGGGTCAGCGGAAGCACCGTGTTGCCGTTCACGGCGTGCGCCTTCAGCCGGACGCGAGGATCGCCCACCTCGGGCGCGCCCACCAGTTCGTCCAGGGGGACCCGGTGGGCCTGGGCTATGGGCAGCAGCAGTTCGAGGCTGGGTCTGCGCTGCCCCCCTTCGAGGCGGGACAGGGTGCTCTTGGAGATTCCGGTGGCCTCCGACAGCGCGGCGAGGGTGACACCACGAGCGGTGCGCGCGCGCTTGAGCCGGGGGCCGACGGCGGACAGGGCCTGGGCGATCGTCAGTGACTGCTCCACGTCGCCATTAGACCGAGTGGTTCCTCAAATCGCAACTATAGGTGCCGAGTTGGGGAAGGAGGCGCGCCGCCGAGCCGCAGCACGGCGTGCTGCGGCTCGGCGGCGCGGGGGAGTGTGGACCGGGCGCCCCGGGGTGGGGCCCGAGCGCCCGGGGTGGCTCGGTGCGGCGGGGACGGCTCAGTGCGGCGGGGCGGGGGTCACAGGCCCAGGGAGCGGCCGATCAGCTCCTTCATCACCTCCGTGGTTCCGCCGTAGATCGTCTGCACCCGGCTGTTGGCCCACTCGCGGGAGATGGGGCTCTCCTTCAGATAGCCGTAGCCCCCGTGAATTTGCAGGCAGCGGTTGGCGATGTCGACCTGGAGCTCGGTCGTCCACCACTTCACCTTCGCGGCGTCCGTCACCGAGAGCCGCCCGGCGTTGAGTTCGGCCACACAGTGATCGAGGAACACCTGAGCAATCGTCAACTCGGTGTCCATGGTGGCCAGTTGGAAGCGAGTGTGCTGGAAGCTGCCGATGGTCTGGCCGAAGGCCTCGCGGGTCTTGGCGTACTCAAGGGTGTCCGTCACCATCCGCTCGGCCGCGCCCACCGCCACGGTGGCGATGCTCAGCCGTTCCCGGGGGAGCGCGGCCATCATGTAGGCAAGGCCCGCGTTCTCCTTGCCGAGCAGGTTGTCGGCCGGTACCCGGCAGTCGTCGAAGAACAGCTCGCAGGTGTCACTGGCGTGCCAGCCCAGCTTCTCCATGCGCCGGCCCCGGGTGAAGCCCGGCGCGCCGCGCTCCACCACGATCAGGCTGATGCCCTGCGCGCCGCGCTCGGGGGCGGTCTTGGCGGCGACCACGATGACATCGGAGTTCTCGCCGTTGGTGATGAACGTCTTCTGCCCGTTCAGGACATAGCAGTCGCCGTCGCGGACGGCCGTGGTGCGGATGTCGGCGACGTTGGAGCCCGCGTCGGGCTCGCTCATCGCGATGGCCGCGATCAGCTCGCCCGAACAGAGCCCCGGAAGCCACCTCTTGCGCTGCTCGGGGGTGGTCCGCTGATCCAGATAGGTGGCGATGATGTCGTTGTGCGCCACGAAACCGGGCGCCGTCGCGCGGGCCCACATGATCTCCTGCGACAGCACCGCCGGGTAGCGGTAGTCGCTCTCGCCGCCCCCGCCGTACTCGGGGTCCACGCCGATGCCGAGGAGCCCCGCCCGGCCGGCCTTGCGCCACACCTCCCGGTCCACGATGCCCTCCCGCTCCCAGCGGGCGTGGTGGGGCAGCACCTCCCGGGTCAAGAACTCCCGGCAGGTCACGCGGAACTGCTCGTGCTCGGCCTCGTACCGACTGCGTGCCATGCCGTCACCTCTGCCCGGGGTCGATGTCGTCGACGATGATGGCCAGCGTGTCCTTGGGCCGCTGCACGGCGGCGAAGTGACCGCCGTCGATCTCGACCCGGTGGACGGCGGCCGTGCTGTGCGCGGCCCACTGCCAGACCTTCTCCGGCGGCGCGTAGACGTCCTGCCGGGCCGCGATCAGGGTGAGCGGGAAGTCCACCCGCAGCTCGCCGGCCTCCCGCGCGAACTCGGCCCGGACCGCGTCGTCCTCGCGGAGCATCCCGAGCAGCATCCGGCTCATCGTGGGGTTGGCGAGAACGGCGGAGGGGGTGCCGCCGTCGGCGGCGGTCCTGGCGAGCAGTTCCTCGTCGGACACCGAGTCCAGGAGCGGGCCGGGCCGCTGGAGGGCGGGCGGCACCGCCCCGGACAGCACGGCCCGCTCCGGCGCGAGACCCACCTGGCGGGTGACCTCCGCGGCCACCGCGAGGCTCGTGGTCGAGCCGAAGCTGTGCCCGAAGGTCGCCCAGCGCAGGCCCGGCACCCGCTCCCGTTCCGTCAGCAGGTCGGCCACCACCTGCTCGGCCATGCACCGTACGAGAGCCTGGAAGCCGGCCGCCCCGCGTTCTTGGCGGCGGGTGCCACGGCCCGGCGCGTCCACGCCCCGCACCAGCAGATGTGGCTCGCCCAGCGGCTGCCAGGCGCGGTAGACCAGGGAGGTCGCCCCGGCGTGCGGAAATCCGTAGAGCCGTACCGGGGGCCTTGATTGGGGTCGCACCGTCACTCCTTCGTGCTCCGGGCCAGCTTCTCGGCCAGCATCAAAGTGGTCAGATTGGTGGGCGCACTCGGGATCGCGGGGAAGAGCGAGGCGTCGACGATCCGCAGGTTCTCGGTGCCGTACACCCGCCCCTCCTGGTCGGTGACCGCCGCGGGATCGTCCTCGCGGCCCATCCGGCACGAACCGGCCGCGTGCCAGCCGGGGTTCATGATGTGGCGCACCCCGCTGCGTACGACCCCGTCGTTGGCGACCATCCGGTCGCTCCAGAACTGCGTCTTGGTCAGCCGGCTCGAAAGGCCGGGCGAGTTCAGGAAGTTCCAGGTGCGGCGCACCCCGTGGCACAGCCGCTCCACGTCCTCGGGGTCGGTGCCGATGCCCAGCTCGATGACGGGGGAGGCGCCCGGGTCGCGGCTGTCGAGGAAGACCCGGCCACGGGAGCGCGGGCGCATCAGCATCACCGACATGCCGACGACCAGCGGCCAGCCGAGCCGGTCGGCGAAGCCCGGGATGGTGTGGCTCTCGACGTTGTTGAGCAGCCCCACCTGGATGTCCACGTCGTCGTCGAAGCCGCTGCTCATCCTGGCCGCGACCTGGCGCCAGGGCAGGCCCGGGGTGCACACCCCGTCGGCCGGCTTGGACCAGATGACGACCGAGGGATGGTCCACCAGATCACGGCCCACCCCGGGCAGGTCCGCCACGGGAGTGATGTCCAGGGCCCGCAGCAGAGCGGCACTGCCGACGCCCGAGCGTTGCAGGATGACGGGGGTGCCCACGGCCCCGGCGCTGAGCACGACATGGCGGGCCCGGATCTCGGTGAGCGCGCCGTCGGCCTCGATCTCCACGCCGACGGCCCGGTTCCGCTCGAACAGCACCCGGGTGACCCGGACGCCGGTGCGCAGATGGAGGTTGGGCAGATTGCGGGCGCCGTCGAGGAAGGCGGTGGCCGCGTCGATGCGTTCCCCGTCCACGGTGTTGCCGGGGATCGGGCCGACGCCCGCCTCGCTGCCGCCGTTGAGGTCGGGGAGGTCGGTGACGCCCTGGCGGTTGCACTCCTCCCAGAACGCCGCGTCCAGCGCGTGCACCTCGCCGCGCGGGGTGCGGCTGATCGGCAGCGGCCCGCTGTCGCCGTGCAGCCGGCCGGGGAAGTCGGCGTCGTTCTCGATGTCCTTGTAGAAGGGCAGGACACGCTCCCAGGACCAGTCGGGGTTGCCGGCGGCCTCCCAGACCGCGAAGTCACGGGGCAGACCGCGCAGGGCGATCGCGCCGTTGACCGCCGAGCCACCGCCGACGACCTTGCCGAGCTGATAGGGGAAGCGTTCCCACAGGGCCCGGTTGGCCGGCCGGCCGAGCGGCGCCTGACCGGCGCCCGCGCCCTGCCCGACCAGGTCGTCCCAGCGGCTGCTGGTGCGCAGGTTGGCGCGGTAGTCCCAGTTGTGGCCCGCCAGCACGAGGCGCCCGGCGTCGGCCAGCGGGTGCGAGCGGTCGCGGGGGCGCGGCTGGTCGTCGCCGGCCTCGATGAGCAGGACGTCCCCGCAGTCCCGTTCGGCGAGCCGGGCTGCGGTCACGGCGCCGGCGGAGCCCGCGCCGACGATCACGTACTCCCATTCGCGGGCCGGGGCGGCGTTGTCATGGCGGGTACTCACGCGGCGGACTCCTCGACATTCGCGATCAGTTCGGCGAACGACTCGATCGAGGCGTTCATGAACAGTCCCTCGACCATCTCCTGCTCCATGTCGGCCCCGATGCCGAACTCGGCGCGCAGATGGGCCAGCAGACCGACGGCGTGCAGGGAGTCGCCCCCGATGTCGAAGAAACCCTCCTCGACCCCGAAGTCGCCGTGCCCCAGCTGCTGGGACCAGAGCGCGAACAGCCGCTCCTCGACCCGGTCGCGCGGCGCCACCCGCGCGGAGGCGGTGTCCGACGTCTCGTTCCACGGCGCGGGCAGCGCCTTGTGGTCGATCTTGCCGTTCGTCGTCAGGGGCAGGGTGTCGAGGGCCAGGAACCGGCTGGGCACCATGTAGCCGGGCAGCAGAGCGCTCAGGGCCTCGCGCAGCACGGCCGGGTCCGGATCCGCGCCCGGCTCCGGCACCACATAGGCGGCGATCTGCCGCTGCCCGGTACGGGCGTGGGCGGGCGCGGTGACGAGCGCGGTGCGCACCCCGGGCTGGCGCAGCAGCGCGGCCTCGATCTCGCCGAGCTCGACCCGGTAGCCGTTGATCTTCACCTGGAAGTCCTCGCGGCCCAGGATCTCGATGTCGCCGCCCGGCAGATAGCGTCCGAGGTCGCCGGTGCGGTAGACGCGCTCCCCGGTGACCGGGTGGAGAAGGAAGCGCTCGGCGGTGCGCTCGGGGTCGCCGAGGTAGCCCTGGGCCACGCCGACACCGCCGATGTGGATCTCGCCGGTGACCCCGACCGGGGACGGTTCGAGCCACTGGTTGAACACGTGCATCGTCTGGTTGGCCAGCGGCTTGCCGTAGGGGATGCTCGACCACTCGGGCGGCACGTGCCCGATCGGGTGGTGGATGGACCAGATCGAGCCCTCGGTGGCGCCGCCGAGACTGATCACCCGCATCGCGGGCAGCTTCTCGCGGATCCGGTTCGGCAGGTCCACCGGGATCCAGTCGCCGCTGAGCAGGGCGAGCCGCAGCCGGCAGCCGCGCGGCACCCCGCCCTCGCCGAGCGAGTCGATCCACATGCGCATCGGCGCGGGCACGCTGTTCCAGATGGTGACGCCGTAGCGGCCGATGAGCTGCGACCAGTGGGCGATGTCGTTGCCGCGCGCGGGGTCGGGCACCACGACGGTGCCGCCGGCGCCCAGGACGCCGAAGAGGTCGTAGACCGACAGGTCGAAGCCGGTCGGCGCGAGCGCCATCGTCCGGTCGTCCTCACCGACGCCGAAGCGCCGGTTGATGTCCTGCACGGTGTTGGCGGCGCTGCGGTGGGTGATCATCACGCCCTTGGGCTCGCCGGTGGAGCCCGACGTGAAGATGACATAGGCCAGATCGTCGTGGCCCTGCCGGCGCGCGGGCCGCTCGGCGGAACACTTCCGCGTGGCCTCCTCGTCCAGGGTGAGCACGCTCACCCCCTGCGGCCAGGCGAGCTTGTCCCGCAGGTCCTGCTCGGTGATCACGGCCCGCACGGAGCACCGGGCCAGCAGCTTCAGCCGCCGCTCCTCGGGCAGTTCGGGGTCGATGGCCACATAGGCGGCGCCGGAGTGCAGCACGCCGAGCAGGGCGGAGAACTGGGCGGCGCCCGGCCGCATCGACACGGCGACGATCTCGTTCGGCCCGGCGCCGGGACCTTCGATGAGCCGGTGCGCGAGACGGTGCGCGTCCTCGGTGAGCGCGCGGTAGGTGGTCTCGGCGCCGGGGGTGATGACCGCGATGTGGCCGGGGCGGCGCGCGGCCGCATCGGCGACGAGCTCGTGCAGCAGCGCCGGCTCGATGTCCTGGGTGGTGGCGTTGGCCCGCTCCCGCTCAGTGGCCTGCGCGCTCGGCAGCGGCACGATCCCGCGCGTGGCCTCCCACACCGAGGCGTCATCCACCAGCCGGTCGAGCAGCGTCACATACGCCTCGAACATGGCCTCAAGGGTGCCCTCGGGGAACAGGCCCTCCACCGCGTTCCAGTTGACGCTGAGCCGGTCGTCGAGCTCCAGGATCTGGTTCTCCAGCCACACCTGCGGGGTCCGGCTGTGGTCGTGGACCAGGTCCCCGAACGACTCGAGGCGGCCCGCGTCCGGTGCGCCGGCGCCGAGTGTGCTGGAGAAGACCACGGGCATCGAGGCACGGTTGTCCTCCCTGCGCCGGGCCAGGTCGCGCAGGACCCGGATGCCGCCGTGCGCGGAGTGCGCCAGATCTTCGAGCGCCTGGCGCTGCACGCCGCGCGCCCGCTCCTCGAAGGTCTCATCGGGCCGGCCGCCGACGGCCAGCAGGCTCGGCGCAAGGAAGTCACCCATGACGGAGCCGAGCTGCGGGTGCAGCCCGAGCCGGTGGAACTGGGTGACGGTCAGGGTGAACTCCTGCCGCCGCGACCAGGTCCGCACCACCTCGGCGTACGCGGCGAGCAGCACACCCGACGCGGTGAGGCCGTGCCGCTCGGCGCTCGCGCGCAAAGCTGCCCAGCGCTGCGGCGCGAGCACCGCCCGGTGCCGTACGAAACGGGGGGTGCCCAGCTGCTCGGGCGCCACGGCGAGCGGCAGCTCGGGCGCGGGGGGCAGCGTGTCGAGCCGGCTGGTCCAGTACTCCTCGGCCTCCTCGCCCAGGGTGTCGCCGCGCAGCTCCTCCTGCGCGAGCACATAGTCGCGGAAGGACAGCTCAAGGGGCTCCGGAGCCCAGGAGGGCTCGTCGTAGTGGCGGCGCCACTCGCCGAGGAGCCGGTACAGGCCCCGCATGTCGAGGAAGAGCAGGTCCACGGCGAGGTGCAGCCGCATCCGGCCCCCGTCGAGCAGGGTCGCGCGGATGTCGAACAGTGGCGCCCGGTCCACGGGCAGCACCTGATCCGTCAACTCCGCCCGGATGCGGGCGAGTTCGGCCTCCTGCTCCTCGCTCGCGCGGCCCCGCAGATCGCCGGCGTGGATGACGTACGGGTCCACCTCGTGCGCGGCGAGCACCCGCTGGGTCTGGTCGGGCCCGGCCACCGTGCGCAGTGCGTCGTGCCGCTCGACGACCTTGCGCAGGGCAACGGTCAGCCGGTCCACGTCGAGAGCGGGACAGTCGAACTCCAGGTAGTACTGGCTGGAGATGCCGCCGAGTTCGAGTCCCCGGTGGCGGCCGATCAGATAGGCCTGCTGGATGTCCGTGAGCGGGAACGGCTCGTGCCGGTGCTCCGGCCGCGGCTTGAGGTCGGGCAGCCGGGTGTCGTCCAGGCGGGGGTGGCCGTCTTGGCCGCGCAGCTGTGCGAAAAGATCCTCCATCGAGATCCGCCCCTTTTCATCAGATGCCCCGGTGGGCTTTCGAATTCCCGTACGGAATCGGAGGTTAGGCAGGGCGGCAAACGGTCTCAATACGGTCCGACCGTAGGGACGACCGTAGGGTTCGGTCCGCACTCGACGGCCGCTGGACCGGCGCTGGACTCCCGCTCCACACAGGGGAGTCGGGCATTGACCACGGGCGGGAGCGCGGCGGCATCATCGGGCATGGAAAAGCGAAACTCCCCGGAGAAGACCGGGAAACGCATACTCATCGGAGCCACCGGTTCCATCGCGGTGACCGGGCTTTCGTCGTACATCGAGGCGATGCGCCGAAGGATCGCGGGCAGCACGTTCACGGTCCTCCTCACGCACACCGCGGCCTCGTTCGTCTCACCCGACAGCCTCGCGCTCTTCGCCGAGCGCGTGGTGTACGGGGACTCGCCCGCGCACTGGCCGACCGACAAACCCTCCCGGCTCGCCGGCGACCACGACATCCTCGCGGTCCTGCCGGCCACCGCCCACACCCTCGCCGCCGCGGCCGGCGGCGCCGCCCCCAACCGCGTGATGACGGTGGCGCTCTCGGTGGACTACCCCGTCGTCTACTTCCCGGTGATGGGCGCCAAGATGTGGCAGAAGCCGGCCGTCCAGCGCAACATCGCGCGGATCCGCGAGGACGGCGGGATCGTGAACGAGCCCGAGTGGCACGACGGTTTCGACCCGACCACGGGCACCGCGAGCCACCACCCGGGGCTGCCGGCGCCCGACGCGGTGGCCACCGTCATCGACGAACTCCTCGCCAAACAGCGCTGATTGGCTCCACCGGCCGCACATGACGAGAGGCCCCGCCGGGACCGGCGGGGCCTCTCGTCGTGCGCGGTGGCTCAGGAGGCGATGGCGGTCGCCTCGACCTCGATGAGGAAGTCGGGCTCGGCCAGCGTGGCGACCCCGACCAGGGTGGTGGGACGGATGACGTCCGCGCCCAGCTTGGCGGCGGCGCGCTCGGCGCCCGCGGTGATGGCCTCCCACTTGTCCAGCGACCAGTCCACGACGTACACGGTCAGACGCAGTACGTCGTCGAAGGTGGCGCCGGCGGCTTCGAGGCCGGTGGCGATGTTGAGGTAGACCTGTTCGGTCTGGGCCGCGAGATCACCCATGCCGACGGGCTCGCCGTCGGCGGTGCGGGGGGTCTGGCCGCTGAGGAATATCACCCGGCTGCCGGTACCGACGGCGAGCTGCCGCCATCCGTAGGGCTTGGGAAGGCCGGGCGGGTCCATCGCCTCGACTGCCATGGCACTGTCCTTTCTCGAAGTGCCGTACGGGCAGGGGCGGTTGAGCCTGCCTGCCCGCACGGCTGCTGTGTGGTGCGCGAGGGTGCGGAAGGGTACGTGTGGGAGGGGTGTGGGGTGCGGGGGACCGGGGTCAGCTGTTCTCGCGGCAGGTCGCGTAGTACTTGCGCAGCAGGCTGACCAGCTCGGGGTCGAAACGGGAGGCGAACAGCAGCTCGGCCGGCGGGGTGAACTCCGGGTCGAGCTCATTGGCCCAGGCCAGGGTCGCCGGGCGCAGGTCCATCTCGATCCACTGGTGCCACTCGACGGGAATCGTCCAGTCCTGCTCGTAGCCGATGCCCATCTGGTGGTCGATGAGGACGTCCACGATCTCCTCGCGGGTGCCCGTGGGCAGGGGCTGGCGCAGCGGCGTGAAGCGGTCCAGGTCGGCCAGCGGTTCCTCGCCCAGGATCCGGGCGGCGAAGTCCTGGGCCAGGAGCGGGGAGAGGTGCAGGCCGTCGCGGTAGGTGCCGGTCATGATCCACAGGCCCTTCATGCCGCCCTGGCCGAGCAGCGGGGAGCCGTCCATGGACACCGGGCGGTTGCCGACCTGCACCTTGGCGACGTCGCTGTTCCAGAGGTTGCGGCGGACCTGGCGGTGGGCGCACTGGAGGAGGAAGACGAGGTCACGCATCTCGGCCGTGTCGCGCGGCTCCACGGAGATGACGTTGGTGGCGCCGAGGTAGACGTGCCCGTCGCCGCGCGGCACGACGTGCAGGCCGCAGGCGAAGGAGCGGTTGGGGGTGCGGATGACGCTGTCGGGGATGGTGCCGTCCTGGGTCTTGACCAGGGAGGAGACACCGTAGCCGCTGACCAGGCGCGGGACGCGGGAGCCGATGGGCAGGCTGTCGAGGAGCTCCTGGCTGCGCGCGCCGGCGGCCAGCGTCACATGGTCGGCGCTGATGGTCTGGCCCGAGGTGGTGACGACGCCGGTCACCTGCTCGCCCCGGTGCACGACGCGGGTGGCGAACTCGGCGACGAGGGTGGCGCCGGCCCGGACGGCCGCCTGCTCAAGGCGCTCCAGCAGTGCCGCGGAGTTGACGGCGTGCTCGCCCGGTATGTGGAAGGCCCGCAGCGGCCGGGAGATCGGCTCGGCGTCCACCCAGTCCACGTCGGTGGCGTCGACGTCCTCGAAGGGCTCGTCGTAGCGGGTGAGTTCGGCGCGGATGGCGTTGTAGTTGGCGTCGTCGATCTCGGCCGTGCCGATGGTGTTGAGGATGACGCTCGTGCCGTTCGCCGTCTTCACCGGGGCACCCTCGGTGCCCGCCTCCAGCTCGGCGAGCCACTGCGGCCACAAGTTCTTGGCCTGGATGCCGAGTTCGAGCTTGGCGCGGCCCTGCTCGGTGGCGAGCAGCGAGGTGGTGACCTCACCGAAACAGCCGAGCATCGCTCCGGACGCGGTGGATCCGGCCCAGGGGCGGTGCGGCTGGCCCAGCACGGCGACGCGCTGTCCGCGCTGTGCCAGGACCCATGCGAGCGAAAGCCCGAGGACTCCATTGCCGACAATGGCGACGTCGAAGCCGGCACCGTTCGCGTTCCCGTTGGCGCTCATGACATTCCCATCTTCCGGGGCGGCCCTGCCGCCCTCACCTGTAATCGAACTCGTCTGACCTGGGGCTCATCACTCGATACGGGGTGTCCCGGCAGAGGCCGGGAAGGCGGATCAGCGGCGCTGGAAGGTGTACATCGTGAAGTCCATGTCCACGATTCCGCGCTCGTTGGTGTGGGCGGCGACCACCGGGGACTGCGGGAAGTCGGCCGCGGGCAGTTCGGCGGTCTCGCTGCGGTAGCGGTGGCTCTCGAAACCGGCGTCGGCGGCCGCCCGCAGCAGCTTGTCCTTGTTGCCCATGGCCTCGCTGGTGCCGATGCAGACCGTGCCGCCGGGGGCCAGGTGCCCCGCCACGTCGCGGAAGAACCTGCGCACCATCTCGTATCCGGGGTCGAAGACCGCGCGCTCGATCTGGTCGGCGTAGGGGCGGCTCTCGGGTGCCTCGATGAACGGGGTGTTCCAGAAGACGAGGTCGAAGGTCTCGGTGGGCTCAAGGGCGTCGAACAGGTCACTGGCGAGCGCGGTGACCCGGTCGGCCACGCCGTGCTTGACCGCGTTGCGGCGGGCGTTCTCGGCGGCGGCCGGGTTGATGTCGAGGGCCACCACGCGCTCGCTGCCGTTCTGGGCGGCGAGCACCGCGGCGATTCCCGCGCCGCAGCCCATCTCCAGGAAGCGGCTGCCCTTCTCGTACGGCACCCAGGAGGCGAAAAGGCCGGGGCCCGGGTCGGTATAGGGCGGAAACACGTCGTCGAGCAGTTCCCACTCCTGGTCCAGCAGAGTGAAGACCGTCTGCGTGGGACGGTCCGGGCTCTGGATCTGCGACACCACCCAGTTGCCGAGTTCGTAACCGAGTTTGTTGTCCATGGAGTCCTCCCTCAGGGGGAGCCGCCGGGACATCCTCTGCGAGGATCGCCCTGCGGCTCCCTGTGACGGTTTGCTCGCGGCGTACGAGGAGCGCACGCCCGCGATGGTGCGTGAGCGCGGACCTGGAGCGGGAGCGGGAGGGCGAGGTCAGACCTCGACGGTTCCCGGGCTCCCCGCCCGGCCGCGGGCCATCGTCCGTTCGATCAGGACGACGGGGATGGTGAGGACGGCGATGCCCGCGCCCAGCCAGGGGATGGCGTCAAGACTGGCTCCGGCTCCCATGGCCACGCCCGCCAGGACGGGCACGAGGCTGATGCCGAGCTGGAACATCGAGACGGCGGTGGCCCCCGCG
Protein-coding regions in this window:
- a CDS encoding NAD(P)/FAD-dependent oxidoreductase: MTGADNNTKDRTSYDVIVIGGGAGGLNTALVLARARRTVAVVDAGEPRNAPSAHMHSFLSRDGVPPSTVLEIGRTEIARYGAVRIEGRVDQVEAGDGGGYVVRLDGGASLNARHVVLATGLRDQLPEIPGVRAMWGEDVHFCPYCHGYEVRDRPIVVLGVHPASPGQALLLRQWSPHIVYVPHSRPLTEEERERMDARGVEVVEGPVSTLLSKEGRLYAVELADGRTLECGGVFLFPNMTPNDGAFDGLGCERNEQGWLVTDPAGRTTRPGLWAVGNVVDSRAQAVTAAGMGAQAAFFLNHDLVDEEIERDLAAHRAATGRASDTPVPTS
- a CDS encoding XRE family transcriptional regulator is translated as MEQSLTIAQALSAVGPRLKRARTARGVTLAALSEATGISKSTLSRLEGGQRRPSLELLLPIAQAHRVPLDELVGAPEVGDPRVRLKAHAVNGNTVLPLTRQPGPLQSYKMVLPASRDTPELCTHEGYEWLYVLSGRLRLVLADHDLILEAGEVAEFETRLPHWFGSAGESPVEVLSLFGRQGERMHVRAHPARPAPAPGG
- a CDS encoding acyl-CoA dehydrogenase family protein; this translates as MARSRYEAEHEQFRVTCREFLTREVLPHHARWEREGIVDREVWRKAGRAGLLGIGVDPEYGGGGESDYRYPAVLSQEIMWARATAPGFVAHNDIIATYLDQRTTPEQRKRWLPGLCSGELIAAIAMSEPDAGSNVADIRTTAVRDGDCYVLNGQKTFITNGENSDVIVVAAKTAPERGAQGISLIVVERGAPGFTRGRRMEKLGWHASDTCELFFDDCRVPADNLLGKENAGLAYMMAALPRERLSIATVAVGAAERMVTDTLEYAKTREAFGQTIGSFQHTRFQLATMDTELTIAQVFLDHCVAELNAGRLSVTDAAKVKWWTTELQVDIANRCLQIHGGYGYLKESPISREWANSRVQTIYGGTTEVMKELIGRSLGL
- a CDS encoding thioesterase domain-containing protein gives rise to the protein MRPQSRPPVRLYGFPHAGATSLVYRAWQPLGEPHLLVRGVDAPGRGTRRQERGAAGFQALVRCMAEQVVADLLTERERVPGLRWATFGHSFGSTTSLAVAAEVTRQVGLAPERAVLSGAVPPALQRPGPLLDSVSDEELLARTAADGGTPSAVLANPTMSRMLLGMLREDDAVRAEFAREAGELRVDFPLTLIAARQDVYAPPEKVWQWAAHSTAAVHRVEIDGGHFAAVQRPKDTLAIIVDDIDPGQR
- a CDS encoding GMC family oxidoreductase N-terminal domain-containing protein, which gives rise to MSTRHDNAAPAREWEYVIVGAGSAGAVTAARLAERDCGDVLLIEAGDDQPRPRDRSHPLADAGRLVLAGHNWDYRANLRTSSRWDDLVGQGAGAGQAPLGRPANRALWERFPYQLGKVVGGGSAVNGAIALRGLPRDFAVWEAAGNPDWSWERVLPFYKDIENDADFPGRLHGDSGPLPISRTPRGEVHALDAAFWEECNRQGVTDLPDLNGGSEAGVGPIPGNTVDGERIDAATAFLDGARNLPNLHLRTGVRVTRVLFERNRAVGVEIEADGALTEIRARHVVLSAGAVGTPVILQRSGVGSAALLRALDITPVADLPGVGRDLVDHPSVVIWSKPADGVCTPGLPWRQVAARMSSGFDDDVDIQVGLLNNVESHTIPGFADRLGWPLVVGMSVMLMRPRSRGRVFLDSRDPGASPVIELGIGTDPEDVERLCHGVRRTWNFLNSPGLSSRLTKTQFWSDRMVANDGVVRSGVRHIMNPGWHAAGSCRMGREDDPAAVTDQEGRVYGTENLRIVDASLFPAIPSAPTNLTTLMLAEKLARSTKE
- a CDS encoding amino acid adenylation domain-containing protein yields the protein MEDLFAQLRGQDGHPRLDDTRLPDLKPRPEHRHEPFPLTDIQQAYLIGRHRGLELGGISSQYYLEFDCPALDVDRLTVALRKVVERHDALRTVAGPDQTQRVLAAHEVDPYVIHAGDLRGRASEEQEAELARIRAELTDQVLPVDRAPLFDIRATLLDGGRMRLHLAVDLLFLDMRGLYRLLGEWRRHYDEPSWAPEPLELSFRDYVLAQEELRGDTLGEEAEEYWTSRLDTLPPAPELPLAVAPEQLGTPRFVRHRAVLAPQRWAALRASAERHGLTASGVLLAAYAEVVRTWSRRQEFTLTVTQFHRLGLHPQLGSVMGDFLAPSLLAVGGRPDETFEERARGVQRQALEDLAHSAHGGIRVLRDLARRREDNRASMPVVFSSTLGAGAPDAGRLESFGDLVHDHSRTPQVWLENQILELDDRLSVNWNAVEGLFPEGTLEAMFEAYVTLLDRLVDDASVWEATRGIVPLPSAQATERERANATTQDIEPALLHELVADAAARRPGHIAVITPGAETTYRALTEDAHRLAHRLIEGPGAGPNEIVAVSMRPGAAQFSALLGVLHSGAAYVAIDPELPEERRLKLLARCSVRAVITEQDLRDKLAWPQGVSVLTLDEEATRKCSAERPARRQGHDDLAYVIFTSGSTGEPKGVMITHRSAANTVQDINRRFGVGEDDRTMALAPTGFDLSVYDLFGVLGAGGTVVVPDPARGNDIAHWSQLIGRYGVTIWNSVPAPMRMWIDSLGEGGVPRGCRLRLALLSGDWIPVDLPNRIREKLPAMRVISLGGATEGSIWSIHHPIGHVPPEWSSIPYGKPLANQTMHVFNQWLEPSPVGVTGEIHIGGVGVAQGYLGDPERTAERFLLHPVTGERVYRTGDLGRYLPGGDIEILGREDFQVKINGYRVELGEIEAALLRQPGVRTALVTAPAHARTGQRQIAAYVVPEPGADPDPAVLREALSALLPGYMVPSRFLALDTLPLTTNGKIDHKALPAPWNETSDTASARVAPRDRVEERLFALWSQQLGHGDFGVEEGFFDIGGDSLHAVGLLAHLRAEFGIGADMEQEMVEGLFMNASIESFAELIANVEESAA
- a CDS encoding flavoprotein gives rise to the protein MEKRNSPEKTGKRILIGATGSIAVTGLSSYIEAMRRRIAGSTFTVLLTHTAASFVSPDSLALFAERVVYGDSPAHWPTDKPSRLAGDHDILAVLPATAHTLAAAAGGAAPNRVMTVALSVDYPVVYFPVMGAKMWQKPAVQRNIARIREDGGIVNEPEWHDGFDPTTGTASHHPGLPAPDAVATVIDELLAKQR